One genomic window of Leptospira perdikensis includes the following:
- a CDS encoding NAD(P)H-hydrate epimerase, with translation MKQSPLFTNKESKALDSLAIKELGFREETLMGMAALSVFHANEDLWKTAESIWILSGTGGNGGDGYALAHTLYQEGYKVRSFSTAPNKSEAGKFYETLVSKTLGAIGSIDDFYKEWEEAKEDSVLLVDAILGTGFQNELSEELTELIETINDSDVFFYRLSLDSPSGWNPYALGKSEEPNVFVYADSIEELGTRKWENVGFIYEKDAIIPRYYESIGFPIRTHLSNVTFSNRYYLEADPESAIQTLKRKNKDHKYSAGSAIFYGGETGMEGAILLSEQAFSRLGGGINKIFSPSTKISSLVLKEDLSKMAQTSSISEISNDPFFAKTKTLVVGPGLTKYPKDLEGWTLPEGKNLILDAGAIPSFGNKLPRGNQILLTPHVGELNRMTGKTHNSVQAAYDTLIEFCPQNNVYVLLKSFVSLLVCPDGFSYVWESPNPKLATMGTGDLLSGILARYLSLDLTIPESVQLALSLLDHSKQLEEPYPSAHQILKSLVELV, from the coding sequence ATGAAACAAAGTCCTCTTTTCACAAATAAAGAATCCAAAGCACTTGATTCTCTTGCTATAAAAGAACTTGGGTTTAGGGAAGAAACCCTTATGGGAATGGCGGCTCTTTCTGTATTTCATGCCAATGAAGATTTATGGAAAACCGCAGAATCGATTTGGATCCTTTCAGGAACGGGAGGAAACGGAGGCGATGGTTATGCCCTCGCCCATACTCTTTACCAAGAAGGATACAAAGTTCGTTCGTTTTCCACTGCACCAAACAAATCAGAGGCGGGAAAGTTCTATGAAACCTTGGTTTCTAAAACCCTGGGTGCTATTGGAAGTATTGATGATTTTTACAAGGAATGGGAAGAGGCAAAAGAAGACTCGGTTTTACTTGTAGATGCGATTCTCGGAACCGGATTCCAAAACGAACTTTCGGAAGAACTCACAGAGCTGATTGAAACCATCAATGATTCCGATGTCTTTTTTTACCGGTTGTCACTCGACAGTCCCAGTGGTTGGAATCCTTATGCACTCGGGAAATCAGAAGAACCAAATGTTTTTGTTTATGCCGATTCCATTGAAGAACTAGGAACAAGGAAATGGGAAAACGTAGGATTTATTTATGAAAAAGATGCCATCATTCCTAGATACTACGAATCCATTGGATTTCCGATCAGAACTCACCTAAGTAATGTTACTTTTTCGAATCGGTATTATTTAGAAGCAGATCCGGAATCTGCCATCCAAACCCTCAAAAGAAAAAACAAAGACCATAAATACAGTGCCGGTTCTGCTATTTTCTATGGTGGAGAAACAGGAATGGAAGGAGCCATCCTCCTTTCGGAACAAGCTTTCTCTAGACTCGGTGGAGGGATTAACAAAATTTTCTCCCCTTCTACAAAAATTTCCTCCCTCGTTTTAAAAGAAGATCTTTCTAAAATGGCCCAAACATCGTCCATCTCTGAAATTTCGAATGATCCATTTTTTGCTAAAACAAAAACTTTGGTAGTCGGTCCTGGACTCACAAAATACCCCAAAGATTTGGAAGGATGGACTCTGCCCGAAGGTAAAAACCTGATTTTGGATGCAGGCGCCATCCCAAGTTTCGGGAATAAACTCCCACGAGGAAACCAAATTCTACTCACTCCCCATGTCGGTGAACTGAATCGAATGACGGGAAAAACCCATAACTCTGTGCAGGCCGCCTACGATACATTAATCGAATTTTGCCCACAAAACAATGTTTATGTGTTACTCAAATCCTTTGTGAGTTTACTTGTTTGTCCTGATGGTTTTTCTTATGTTTGGGAATCACCCAATCCTAAACTTGCGACTATGGGAACTGGAGATTTGTTATCAGGAATCCTAGCACGTTACTTAAGTTTGGATTTAACAATCCCAGAATCTGTGCAGTTAGCTTTATCATTACTTGACCATTCCAAACAATTGGAAGAACCCTATCCTTCTGCTCACCAAATCCTAAAGTCTCTTGTGGAGTTAGTGTGA
- a CDS encoding methylenetetrahydrofolate reductase → MNKILLELVPRDLETILNEANYVKDNCSQISGINIPDLLRFETRSWNAAAKVKSIFPNVIPHIRAIDFDIDNCDQIIQSLSENQISSVVVIKGDPPTDMSKKVYPTTSIKMIKKLKKEISSLKVYAAVDQYRVGIKDEFDYIEMKKDAGADGFLTQPFFDLRLIDIFSEKLKGMDVYIGISPVITDKSQSYWESRNRAYFPKDFKPTMDWNIGYAKKVIQYCSQNELNLYLMPIRINLEGYLKDLFE, encoded by the coding sequence ATGAATAAAATATTACTGGAACTTGTTCCAAGAGACCTTGAGACAATCTTAAATGAAGCAAACTATGTCAAAGACAACTGTAGCCAAATTTCAGGAATCAATATACCTGATTTATTGCGATTTGAAACACGAAGTTGGAATGCAGCTGCAAAAGTTAAGTCTATTTTTCCAAACGTAATTCCTCATATACGAGCCATTGACTTTGATATTGATAATTGCGACCAAATCATACAATCTCTCTCTGAAAATCAGATTTCCTCTGTTGTAGTAATCAAAGGTGATCCACCGACCGATATGTCGAAAAAAGTCTATCCGACAACTTCGATCAAAATGATAAAAAAGTTAAAAAAAGAAATTAGTTCTCTGAAGGTTTATGCTGCTGTTGATCAATATCGAGTTGGTATCAAAGATGAATTTGATTATATAGAAATGAAAAAAGATGCAGGTGCTGATGGATTTTTAACTCAGCCTTTCTTTGACTTAAGACTTATAGATATCTTTTCCGAAAAACTGAAAGGAATGGATGTATATATTGGGATCAGTCCAGTCATCACAGATAAATCCCAAAGTTATTGGGAATCGAGAAATCGAGCTTATTTTCCCAAAGATTTCAAACCGACAATGGACTGGAATATTGGTTATGCAAAAAAAGTGATTCAATATTGTTCCCAAAACGAATTGAATTTGTATTTGATGCCAATTCGAATTAACCTAGAAGGATATTTAAAAGATTTATTCGAATAA
- a CDS encoding DUF1398 domain-containing protein produces the protein MTNLTTKLTEAQKLAMSIRPKVGGFPTLAEVLREAGVSMNRWVLPSCQAIYHMKDGSVVQQGNPIVTGVHEIPIFNREGLIKALRTDQEGKSSFLEFLKSAWEAGVVGYDVDLIGRKVIYYGAKGESYLEEYPAVTLPK, from the coding sequence ATGACCAATCTAACCACAAAACTCACGGAAGCACAAAAATTGGCGATGTCCATTCGACCCAAAGTAGGCGGTTTCCCAACCTTAGCGGAAGTCTTAAGGGAAGCTGGAGTCAGTATGAACCGTTGGGTTCTACCTTCTTGCCAAGCCATCTATCATATGAAAGACGGTTCTGTAGTCCAACAAGGTAACCCAATTGTAACGGGAGTCCATGAGATTCCTATCTTTAATCGTGAAGGTTTAATCAAAGCTCTACGCACAGACCAAGAAGGGAAAAGTAGTTTCCTTGAATTTCTCAAATCAGCTTGGGAAGCAGGTGTTGTCGGATATGATGTTGATTTGATTGGAAGAAAAGTTATTTATTACGGAGCCAAAGGAGAAAGTTATTTAGAAGAGTATCCTGCTGTGACTCTTCCAAAGTAA
- a CDS encoding MarR family winged helix-turn-helix transcriptional regulator → MTKPGVVEPSHLKSHLGYHLRVVSNAVSHSFARKLEVLDVTVAEWVILREMYSYDTNTSPSVVAEITGLSRGAVSKLIDRLLNKGLVSREEASEDRRYQEIKLTKEGAKLVPKLSLIADENDSVFFSLLSKSEKDQLRKTLIKLAQTHKLNLNPIE, encoded by the coding sequence ATGACAAAACCGGGTGTTGTAGAACCAAGTCATTTAAAATCTCATCTGGGATACCATTTGCGGGTTGTTTCTAATGCCGTTTCTCATTCCTTTGCGAGGAAACTTGAAGTTTTGGATGTGACCGTTGCGGAATGGGTGATCCTCAGGGAAATGTATTCTTATGACACTAATACTTCACCGAGTGTTGTGGCAGAGATCACCGGACTCAGTCGGGGAGCCGTATCCAAACTCATCGACAGATTACTCAACAAAGGCCTTGTGAGTCGTGAAGAAGCAAGTGAAGATCGGCGTTACCAAGAAATCAAACTTACAAAAGAAGGAGCAAAACTGGTTCCTAAACTTTCATTAATCGCAGATGAAAACGATTCCGTTTTTTTTTCTTTGCTTTCCAAATCGGAAAAAGACCAACTCCGAAAGACTCTCATCAAACTAGCCCAAACGCATAAATTAAATTTAAACCCAATTGAATGA
- a CDS encoding HIT family protein, whose translation MNCSICDAHKNETEILFQNDDWILRKAEQNLDGYLYLELRRHVESWFGLGISVFENYGRAIHQATEILKEYNPEKMYIVAIAERVPHLHVHLIPRYENQDKGLDHIAKATGPGFPKPM comes from the coding sequence ATGAACTGTAGCATCTGTGATGCCCATAAAAATGAAACAGAAATCCTATTCCAAAATGACGATTGGATTCTCAGAAAAGCAGAACAAAACCTAGATGGGTATTTGTATTTAGAACTTCGCCGTCATGTGGAGTCCTGGTTTGGACTTGGGATCTCTGTGTTCGAAAATTACGGACGAGCCATCCACCAAGCTACGGAAATTTTAAAAGAATATAATCCTGAAAAGATGTACATTGTGGCTATTGCCGAAAGAGTTCCTCATTTACACGTCCATTTGATTCCTCGTTATGAAAACCAGGACAAGGGACTCGATCATATTGCAAAAGCCACAGGGCCCGGGTTTCCAAAACCTATGTAA
- a CDS encoding polyphosphate kinase, whose amino-acid sequence MILERHPNSQIPKYSSSDLTDLQERFFLLQRESFKQKIAHIFLLEGFASTGKGSILQSLTIRLDPRKFKVHSPYVDQSEDKGYPFLRNFWRVVPRYGEFLFYLNTYYSRLAYLRSEKKIGLSEYDQRLLSILNTERILSKDKIIVHKFFLHISKKDQKKRLEDAKKKKKEWELSHFDKDQGEHYNRYFEIFDSILSASRTIDSPWEIITSDKKEDTKLLVFEAIIERLERILQYDSRTALQSINHGMELIP is encoded by the coding sequence GTGATTTTAGAAAGACATCCAAACAGTCAAATTCCCAAGTATTCGTCAAGTGATCTGACCGACCTACAGGAACGATTTTTCTTGTTACAAAGAGAAAGCTTCAAACAAAAGATTGCGCATATTTTTTTGTTAGAAGGGTTTGCCTCTACAGGAAAAGGTTCCATATTACAATCATTAACGATTCGTTTGGATCCAAGAAAGTTCAAAGTCCATTCTCCTTACGTGGACCAATCGGAAGACAAAGGTTATCCCTTTCTTAGGAACTTTTGGAGAGTGGTTCCTCGTTATGGGGAATTTTTATTTTATTTGAATACTTACTATAGCCGCCTCGCCTACCTTCGTTCCGAAAAAAAAATCGGACTTTCTGAATATGACCAAAGGTTGTTATCTATTTTAAATACAGAACGAATTCTTTCCAAAGACAAAATCATTGTTCATAAATTCTTTTTGCATATTTCCAAAAAAGACCAAAAAAAACGTTTGGAAGATGCAAAAAAGAAAAAAAAGGAATGGGAACTTTCGCATTTTGACAAAGACCAAGGGGAACATTACAACCGTTACTTTGAAATCTTTGATTCCATTCTGAGTGCTTCGAGAACCATCGACTCTCCTTGGGAAATCATCACAAGCGATAAAAAGGAAGATACGAAACTTTTGGTTTTTGAAGCCATTATTGAACGTTTGGAACGGATTTTACAATACGATTCGAGGACAGCCCTACAATCGATCAATCATGGAATGGAGCTTATCCCATGA